One genomic window of Cricetulus griseus strain 17A/GY chromosome 3, alternate assembly CriGri-PICRH-1.0, whole genome shotgun sequence includes the following:
- the LOC100771748 gene encoding olfactory receptor 10A3 yields MRRQNHSSAVEFILLGFSNYPELQGQMFGTFLVVYLVTLMGNTLIITIIFLDQSLHIPMYLFLQNLSLVDLCFSTVITPEMLVVLTTEKATISFGGCFVQMYFILLFGMTECFLLGAMAYDRFAAICHPLSYPVIMNKSVFMKLAMFSWISGTMMTTLQTSWVFSFPYCGHREINHLFCETPPVLELACADTFLFEVYAFTGTILIVMVPFLLILLSYTRILFTILKMPSSTGRQKAFSTCASHLTSVTLFYGTASITYLQPKSRYSPDTKKLMSLAYTLLTPLLNPLIYSLRNKEMKKAVVKLWRRKVVLHTA; encoded by the coding sequence ATGAGGAGGCAAAATCATAGCTCTGCAGTTGAATTCATCCTCTTGGGGTTTTCTAACTATCCTGAACTTCAAGGGCAGATGTTTGGGACTTTCTTGGTTGTTTATCTGGTGACCCTGATGGGAAATACTCTCATTATTACCATCATCTTCCTGGACCAGAGCCTGCACATCCCCATGTACTTGTTCCTGCAGAATTTATCTTTAGTGGACCTCTGTTTTAGCACAGTCATCACACCTGAAATGCTGGTGGTCCTGACCACTGAGAAAGCAACCATTTCCTTTGGGGGCTGTTTTGTACAGATGtatttcattcttctgtttggTATGACTGAGTGTTTTCTCTTGGGGGCAATGGCTTATGACCGATTTGCTGCAATCTGCCATCCTCTGTCTTACCCAGTGATTATGAACAAAAGTGTCTTCATGAAACTGGCTATGTTCTCATGGATCTCAGGTACCATGATGACTACTCTGCAGACTTCATGGGTGTTTAGCTTCCCCTACTGTGGCCACAGGGAAATTAACCATCTCTTCTGTGAGACTCCTCCAGTGCTAGAGCTTGCATGTGCAGACACGTTCCTGTTTGAAGTCTATGCCTTCACAGGCACCATTTTGATTGTCATGGTCCCCTTCCTGTTGATTCTCTTGTCTTACACCCGAATTCTCTTCACCATCTTGAAGATGCCATCCTCTACAGGGAGACAGAAGGCCTTTTCCACATGTGCCTCTCATCTcacatctgtcaccctcttctatGGCACTGCCAGTATAACCTATCTACAGCCCAAATCCAGGTACTCACCAGACACCAAGAAACTGATGTCATTGGCTTACACCCTGCTTACTCCTCTGCTCAATCCACTTATCTACAGCTTGAGAAACAAAGAGATGAAAAAAGCTGTGGTGAAATTGTGGCGAAGAAAAGTGGTTTTACACACAGCTTGA
- the LOC100765215 gene encoding olfactory receptor 10A3, whose protein sequence is MTLRTTYGSSTATRGQNDSFVAGFILLGFSAFPELQRQMFGVFLVIYLVTLIGNALIITIIFLDQSLHIPMYLFLQNLSVVEMSFSAAITPEMLVVLTTEKATISFGGCFAQMYFILLFGGTECFLLGAMAYDRFAAICHPLSYPVIMNKRVFMKLVMFSWISGIMVATVQTSWVFSFPYCGHREINHLFCETPPVLELACADTFLFEVYAFTGTILIVMVPFLLILLSYTRILFTILKMPSSTGRQKAFSTCASHLTSVTLFYGTASITYLQPKSRYSPDTKKLMSLAYTLLTPLLNPLIYSLRNKEMKKAVVKLWRRKVALHTA, encoded by the coding sequence atgACCCTAAGAACAACATATGGCTCCAGTACTGCAACAAGGGGCCAGAATGACAGCTTTGTGGCTGGGTTCATCCTCTTGGGATTTTCTGCCTTTCCTGAACTCCAAAGGCAGATGTTTGGGGTTTTCTTGGTTATTTATCTGGTAACTCTTATAGGAAATGCcctcattatcaccatcatcttCCTGGACCAGAGCCTGCACATTCCCATGTACCTGTTCCTGCAGAATTTATCTGTGGTAGAAATGAGTTTCAGTGCAGCCATCACACCTGAAATGCTGGTGGTCCTGACCACTGAGAAAGCAACCATTTCCTTTGGGGGCTGTTTTGCACAGATGtatttcattcttctctttggTGGGACTGAGTGTTTTCTCCTGGGGGCAATGGCTTATGACCGATTTGCTGCAATCTGCCATCCTCTTTCCTACCCGGTGATTATGAACAAAAGGGTCTTCATGAAACTGGTGATGTTCTCATGGATATCTGGGATCATGGTAGCTACTGTGCAGACTTCATGGGTATTTAGCTTCCCCTACTGTGGCCACAGGGAAATTAACCATCTCTTCTGTGAGACTCCTCCAGTGCTAGAGCTTGCATGTGCAGACACGTTCCTGTTTGAAGTCTATGCCTTCACAGGCACCATTTTGATTGTCATGGTCCCCTTCCTGTTGATTCTCTTGTCTTACACCCGAATTCTCTTCACCATCTTGAAGATGCCATCCTCTACAGGGAGACAGAAGGCCTTTTCCACATGTGCCTCTCATCTcacatctgtcaccctcttctatGGCACTGCCAGTATAACCTATCTACAGCCCAAATCCAGGTACTCACCAGACACCAAGAAACTGATGTCATTGGCTTACACCCTGCTTACCCCTCTGCTCAATCCACTTATCTACAGCTTGAGaaacaaagagatgaaaaaggcTGTGGTGAAATTGTGGCGAAGAAAAGTGGCTTTACACACAGCTTGA